In the Haloferula helveola genome, one interval contains:
- a CDS encoding alpha/beta hydrolase → MIRVFKGMVLAFLPVLCAAFVSSCGVGVQPLMPTPVLYTESGHKPLDHLPPGERWKERRVYYVTNRSRQGGAQRISYGNGISPDLSVGTSLIGFGGPDMTWAHLNRVSAESERDDVVELSIAGIAEFGRIPANSTVSQAAGPEAAAFWLKELNESIDSSRDKDLLIYVHGAKVNFYNSCAFAAQLDHFLGRDMTSLAFAWPTHQNILSYVSGADVHRAYESAEALADLLELLGSRTDARRIHILSWSAGARVATRGIALLRERHPNESAASLRRRFRIGTAYFAAGDVPSHEFVAAAPAIDSLVERIIVTQTDHDSALESSSRIMRGGMRIGQQGNDLNEDEIAVLRSLKHLEVVDMSEGTEKRGFDIVGHRYWFDHPWASTDVLLSIGTDLSPRERGLVPGGLPMQWDLPPDYPERLRRLPPPTSFRRWNR, encoded by the coding sequence ATGATTCGAGTCTTCAAAGGTATGGTGCTGGCGTTCCTGCCGGTTCTTTGCGCGGCATTCGTTTCTTCCTGCGGGGTGGGGGTGCAGCCGCTGATGCCGACGCCGGTGCTCTACACCGAGTCGGGCCACAAGCCCTTGGACCACCTGCCCCCGGGGGAGCGATGGAAAGAACGGCGGGTGTACTACGTCACCAACCGATCCCGCCAAGGGGGCGCGCAACGGATTTCCTACGGCAACGGGATCAGCCCCGATCTTTCGGTCGGCACCTCACTGATCGGATTCGGTGGACCGGACATGACGTGGGCGCATCTCAACCGGGTCTCAGCCGAGTCCGAGCGGGACGACGTGGTCGAGCTCTCGATCGCCGGGATCGCCGAGTTCGGACGGATCCCCGCGAACTCGACCGTGAGCCAGGCAGCCGGCCCCGAGGCGGCGGCGTTCTGGCTGAAGGAACTCAATGAGTCGATCGACAGCTCACGGGACAAGGATCTGCTGATCTATGTCCACGGTGCCAAAGTGAACTTCTACAACTCCTGCGCCTTCGCGGCCCAGCTCGATCACTTCCTCGGTCGCGACATGACATCGCTGGCCTTCGCATGGCCGACGCATCAGAACATTCTGTCCTACGTCTCGGGTGCCGATGTTCATCGTGCCTATGAGTCGGCCGAGGCACTCGCCGACCTTCTCGAGTTGCTGGGCAGCCGGACCGACGCTAGAAGGATCCATATCCTTTCGTGGAGTGCCGGGGCGCGCGTGGCCACCCGCGGGATCGCCTTGCTGCGCGAGCGCCATCCGAACGAGTCGGCCGCCAGCCTGCGTCGGCGATTCCGCATCGGCACCGCCTACTTCGCGGCGGGGGATGTGCCGAGCCACGAGTTCGTCGCGGCTGCTCCGGCCATCGACAGCCTGGTGGAGCGGATCATCGTCACGCAGACCGATCACGACAGCGCCCTGGAGTCGAGCAGCCGCATCATGCGCGGAGGGATGCGGATCGGTCAGCAGGGGAACGATTTGAACGAAGACGAGATCGCGGTGCTGAGATCGCTCAAGCATCTCGAAGTCGTGGACATGTCCGAGGGGACGGAGAAACGCGGTTTCGACATCGTGGGACACCGCTACTGGTTCGACCACCCGTGGGCGAGCACCGACGTCCTGCTGTCGATTGGCACCGACCTGTCGCCCAGGGAGCGAGGACTGGTGCCCGGTGGTTTGCCGATGCAGTGGGACCTGCCGCCCGACTACCCGGAGCGCCTCCGCCGTCTGCCACCGCCGACCAGCTTCCGGCGCTGGAATCGTTGA